In Microbacterium binotii, one DNA window encodes the following:
- a CDS encoding phosphomevalonate kinase, with protein MTASIIVRSPGKLFIAGEYAVVTPGEPAVLVAVDRYLTVRLTPSADSGSVHSPEFGRTPLVWGRAGDGLTIDAEHHPYEYVLAAITLAERLRSERGLSARYYDLRIDSGLDDASGRKFGLGSSAAVTIATIRAIDEFYGFGLSRRDAYRLALLATIQVAPQASGGDLAASAFGGWISYRSPDREVLRAALQTEASVADLLASRGWEPLDITRLAPPSSLRFLVGWTGRPASTARLVDAVRDGSGAMDYPAFLLDSRACVTELARALAHGDDVATLGAVRRARRLLRRLGRSAGVAIETDALAALCDTAEAAGAAAKSSGAGGGDCGIVLAPEDADIAGMLRDWEERDIRHLTLSVSPAEGGAP; from the coding sequence ATGACCGCCTCGATCATCGTCCGATCGCCGGGCAAGCTGTTCATCGCGGGTGAGTACGCGGTCGTGACTCCCGGAGAGCCCGCCGTGCTCGTCGCCGTCGATCGCTACCTGACGGTCCGTCTCACCCCCAGCGCGGACTCCGGAAGCGTTCACTCGCCCGAGTTCGGCCGCACTCCGCTGGTTTGGGGTCGTGCGGGCGATGGACTGACGATCGATGCCGAGCACCATCCGTACGAGTACGTGCTCGCAGCCATCACACTCGCCGAACGTCTGCGTTCGGAGCGCGGGCTGTCGGCGCGCTACTACGATCTGCGCATCGACAGTGGACTCGACGACGCCTCCGGCCGGAAATTCGGTCTCGGATCGTCCGCGGCGGTCACGATCGCGACGATCCGGGCGATCGACGAGTTCTACGGGTTCGGCCTGTCCCGGCGCGACGCGTACCGCCTCGCCCTGTTGGCCACCATCCAGGTCGCGCCGCAGGCATCGGGTGGCGACCTCGCCGCCAGCGCATTCGGCGGTTGGATCTCCTACCGCTCGCCCGACCGAGAGGTGCTTCGGGCGGCCCTCCAGACGGAGGCCTCCGTCGCCGATCTGCTGGCATCGCGCGGGTGGGAGCCACTGGACATCACCCGCCTCGCGCCGCCCTCATCCCTCCGCTTCCTCGTCGGATGGACCGGTCGCCCCGCATCCACCGCGCGGCTCGTCGACGCGGTGCGGGACGGATCGGGCGCCATGGACTACCCGGCGTTCCTGCTCGACTCCCGCGCGTGCGTGACGGAGCTGGCACGCGCGCTCGCCCACGGCGACGACGTCGCCACGCTCGGCGCCGTCCGGCGGGCTCGGCGGCTGCTGCGACGCCTCGGACGAAGCGCCGGCGTCGCCATCGAGACGGACGCGCTCGCCGCGCTCTGCGACACCGCCGAGGCGGCGGGGGCCGCGGCGAAATCGTCGGGCGCCGGCGGGGGCGACTGCGGAATCGTCCTGGCTCCCGAAGACGCCGACATCGCCGGCATGCTCCGCGACTGGGAGGAGCGCGACATCCGTCACCTGACGCTGTCGGTGTCGCCCGCCGAGGGAGGTGCACCGTGA
- the fni gene encoding type 2 isopentenyl-diphosphate Delta-isomerase, translating to MSAADRKDDHVRLAAAQHPLVAGNGFDDVRFLHHALSGIDASDVTLDTEVAGLQWSTPFYINAMTGGSARTGEINRALATAAAAARVPIASGSMSVALDDPDAAATFRVLREENPDGLLFANIGIERSADDARRAIDLIDADALQIHVNAVQEIVMPEGGRSFGHWVTSLERIVAAVDVPVVVKEVGFGFSRRTLSVLGDIGVSAADVAGRGGTDFVQIENARRADADFGYLAGWGQSAVECLLDAPSDAPPLLASGGVRTPLDVVRGLALGAGAVGVSGTFLRIVLDGGTDALSAALDAWKTQLRALLTVLGARSSADLVMTDLIIGGQTADFARSRAIDITSLAHRSDALGAPGRSRNDR from the coding sequence GTGAGCGCCGCGGATCGCAAGGACGACCACGTCCGGCTCGCCGCCGCTCAGCATCCGCTCGTGGCCGGGAACGGCTTCGACGATGTCCGCTTCCTGCATCACGCGCTCTCCGGCATCGACGCATCCGATGTCACGCTGGACACCGAGGTGGCCGGGCTGCAGTGGTCCACGCCGTTCTACATCAACGCGATGACCGGCGGCAGCGCGCGCACGGGCGAGATCAATCGTGCGCTCGCGACCGCGGCCGCAGCAGCGCGTGTGCCGATCGCCTCCGGCTCGATGAGTGTCGCACTCGACGACCCGGATGCCGCCGCGACGTTCCGCGTGCTGCGTGAGGAGAATCCGGACGGACTGCTGTTCGCCAACATCGGTATCGAACGATCGGCTGACGACGCCCGCCGGGCGATCGACCTCATCGATGCCGACGCGCTGCAGATCCACGTCAATGCCGTGCAGGAGATCGTGATGCCGGAGGGCGGGCGCTCCTTCGGCCACTGGGTCACGTCGCTGGAGCGCATCGTCGCGGCGGTGGACGTCCCCGTCGTCGTCAAAGAGGTCGGGTTCGGTTTCAGCCGACGCACGCTCTCCGTCCTCGGGGACATCGGGGTCTCCGCCGCGGACGTCGCCGGTCGCGGCGGCACGGACTTCGTGCAGATCGAGAACGCACGCCGAGCCGACGCGGATTTCGGCTATCTGGCCGGATGGGGGCAGAGCGCCGTCGAGTGTCTGCTCGACGCGCCGTCCGACGCGCCCCCGTTGCTCGCGTCCGGAGGAGTACGCACACCCCTCGACGTCGTCCGGGGCCTCGCCCTCGGCGCAGGAGCCGTCGGCGTCTCCGGCACTTTCCTGCGGATCGTGCTCGACGGGGGCACGGATGCCCTGTCCGCCGCGCTCGATGCGTGGAAGACACAGCTCCGAGCCCTCCTGACCGTTCTCGGTGCGCGCTCCAGTGCGGACCTGGTCATGACGGATCTGATCATCGGCGGCCAGACCGCCGACTTCGCGCGGTCACGCGCGATCGACATCACCTCGCTGGCGCATCGCTCCGATGCGCTCGGCGCACCTGGAAGGAGCCGGAATGACCGGTGA
- a CDS encoding hydroxymethylglutaryl-CoA reductase, with the protein MTGEFTPLPTRWVGPLRLSGDVVGEQEVPLATYESPLWPSVGRGARISRLIDDGIRVTVVDERMTRSSLFTAVDAATAVRAGRDIRGRFAELAATVAAQSRHARLLDVDTEVVGNLLFVRFALSTGDASGHNMVTLAAESLMTQILQWHPELEYGSISGNYCSDKKATAVNGILGRGRNVVADILIPAEIVEAQLRSTAARIVELNTRKNLVGSTIAGALRSANAHYANMLLAIFLATGQDAANIVEGSQGITWAEVRGDGDLYFSCTLPTLIVGTVGNGKDLPQVEEALTRLGCREERESGENARRLAALVAATVLCGELSLLAAQTNPGELMTSHLQLERNGKATR; encoded by the coding sequence ATGACCGGTGAGTTCACTCCCCTGCCCACCCGCTGGGTCGGTCCGCTGCGTCTGAGCGGCGACGTCGTCGGCGAGCAGGAGGTCCCCCTCGCCACGTACGAGAGCCCCCTCTGGCCCTCTGTCGGGCGCGGCGCGCGCATCTCCCGCCTCATAGACGACGGCATCCGGGTGACGGTGGTGGACGAGCGGATGACGCGCTCCTCACTGTTCACGGCCGTCGACGCCGCGACCGCCGTCCGCGCCGGACGCGACATCCGCGGTCGCTTCGCCGAACTCGCGGCGACCGTGGCCGCGCAGAGCCGGCACGCTCGGCTCCTCGACGTCGACACCGAAGTCGTCGGCAACCTGCTCTTCGTGCGCTTCGCCCTGTCGACGGGCGATGCATCCGGACACAACATGGTGACGCTGGCCGCCGAGTCGCTCATGACCCAGATCCTGCAGTGGCATCCCGAACTGGAGTACGGATCCATATCCGGCAACTACTGCTCCGACAAGAAGGCGACCGCCGTCAACGGCATCCTGGGCCGCGGTCGCAACGTCGTCGCCGACATCCTCATCCCCGCTGAGATCGTGGAGGCCCAGTTGCGCTCCACCGCGGCACGGATCGTCGAACTGAACACGCGCAAGAACCTCGTCGGCTCGACGATCGCGGGAGCCTTGCGCTCGGCCAACGCCCACTACGCCAACATGCTGCTCGCGATCTTCCTCGCCACCGGTCAGGACGCCGCCAACATCGTCGAGGGATCTCAGGGAATCACCTGGGCCGAGGTCCGCGGCGACGGCGACCTGTACTTCTCGTGCACACTGCCCACCCTGATCGTCGGCACGGTCGGCAACGGCAAAGACCTCCCGCAGGTCGAGGAGGCCCTCACGCGCCTCGGGTGCCGTGAGGAACGGGAGTCGGGCGAGAACGCCCGCCGACTGGCCGCCCTCGTCGCGGCGACCGTGCTCTGCGGCGAGCTCTCCCTCCTGGCCGCCCAGACGAACCCCGGAGAACTCATGACCTCCCACCTCCAGCTGGAGCGCAACGGAAAGGCCACGCGATGA
- a CDS encoding hydroxymethylglutaryl-CoA synthase — protein MTAPLIGIHDLAVATAGHVLELDDLAAATGVDPGKFHVGLGQDQMSVPGPDEDIVTMGATAARRIIDRHGAEGIRTVFFATESGVDQSKSAGVWVHDLLGLPSTSRVIELKQACYSATAALQAAAGLVAREPGSKVLVIASDIARYELDSAAEPTQGAGAVAMLVTADPALMSIEPATGLHTAHVDDFWRPNDSVTAVVDGKLSIDAYLDGFVGAWDDYRSHGGADVDEIDVFTHHQPFTRMAAKAHRRLAEHLGTELAEDRYLRSTLYNRRIGNSYTASLYFGLAALLDGDDDLTGKRVGMFSYGSGSVSEFFAGVVQPGYRAHTRADETAEMLAARTRVDVPAYRALHAAAHLGSRQDVAVPAQSPWPYHFAGVRGRARQYTADQA, from the coding sequence ATGACCGCGCCCCTGATCGGTATCCACGACCTGGCGGTCGCCACCGCCGGCCACGTGCTGGAGCTCGACGACCTGGCGGCGGCGACGGGTGTCGACCCGGGCAAGTTCCACGTCGGGCTCGGCCAGGATCAGATGAGCGTTCCCGGCCCCGACGAGGACATCGTCACGATGGGTGCGACAGCGGCCCGGCGCATCATCGACCGCCACGGTGCCGAGGGTATCCGCACCGTCTTCTTCGCGACCGAGTCGGGGGTCGACCAGTCCAAGTCCGCCGGTGTCTGGGTGCACGATCTGCTGGGCCTGCCCTCGACCAGCCGCGTCATCGAGCTCAAGCAGGCCTGCTACTCCGCGACCGCCGCGCTGCAGGCGGCCGCGGGCCTCGTCGCGCGCGAGCCGGGATCGAAGGTGCTCGTCATCGCGAGCGACATCGCCCGCTACGAGCTGGACTCCGCTGCCGAGCCCACACAGGGTGCCGGTGCGGTCGCGATGCTCGTCACCGCGGACCCGGCCCTCATGAGCATCGAACCGGCGACCGGATTGCACACCGCCCACGTCGACGACTTCTGGCGACCCAACGACAGCGTGACCGCCGTCGTCGACGGCAAGCTGTCCATCGATGCGTATCTCGACGGCTTCGTCGGCGCATGGGATGACTACCGCTCCCACGGCGGAGCGGATGTCGACGAGATCGACGTCTTCACGCACCACCAGCCGTTCACGCGGATGGCCGCCAAGGCGCATCGCCGTCTCGCCGAGCACCTGGGAACGGAACTCGCGGAGGACCGCTACCTGCGCTCCACCCTGTACAACCGGCGCATCGGCAACTCGTACACGGCGTCGCTGTACTTCGGTCTCGCCGCTCTGCTCGACGGCGACGATGATCTGACCGGCAAGCGCGTGGGCATGTTCAGCTACGGCTCCGGCAGTGTGAGCGAGTTCTTCGCCGGCGTCGTACAGCCCGGCTACCGCGCACACACCCGCGCCGATGAGACCGCGGAGATGCTCGCCGCCCGCACTCGAGTGGACGTGCCTGCATACCGTGCCCTGCACGCGGCGGCGCACCTGGGGAGCCGCCAGGACGTGGCCGTGCCGGCACAGTCTCCGTGGCCGTACCACTTCGCGGGCGTGCGAGGGCGCGCGCGTCAGTACACCGCCGATCAGGCCTGA
- a CDS encoding Rieske 2Fe-2S domain-containing protein → MRITGLGHAGMFIETAGGSILCDPVIGPSFFGSWFPFPDNRGLDWERFGQADFLYISHRHRDHFDPRLLQRYVRSDIPVLLPDYPTDDLEQDLRSLGYENIVYTQSGVPLQYGELSVMVTPLRAPSDGPIGDSSLSVDDGTASVLNQNDSHPLDLDKLMSFGKPDAYFTQVSGAIWWPMVYDLPQDAKQNFAQLKRDAQNKRAMYYIEKVDAEHVFPMAGPPMFLREELFRYNGLGLENDSIFTDQSEFLAHMSEIRPDQKGYLFVPGTQVDLNHGAVEITQTLYTEAEIERMFADKWAYLAEQRDSRQQEIRDEEATRAEVLPPAEMLAAIKEWWEPLLRRARTIRNGVGGNVRFRIGDLDMVVDFPKAKVREYAGEECIYWYTIPADLVSTNIADHEIDWSNSIFLSMQFEVGRSGKFNEFLTTFLKCLSRDRIEYVENWYAEQSDQTEDAQVGDWVVQRRCPHLRADLTKTGKIEDGVLTCSLHDWKWDLASGRCLTTQGHPIRASHAAAGVTSGV, encoded by the coding sequence ATGCGCATCACGGGTCTCGGCCACGCGGGCATGTTCATCGAGACGGCGGGCGGCAGCATCCTCTGCGATCCCGTCATCGGCCCCTCGTTCTTCGGATCGTGGTTCCCGTTCCCCGACAACCGCGGGCTCGACTGGGAGCGTTTCGGTCAGGCGGACTTCCTCTACATCTCACACCGTCACCGCGATCACTTCGACCCCCGGCTGCTGCAGCGGTATGTGCGCTCGGACATCCCCGTTCTCCTGCCCGATTACCCGACGGATGATCTGGAGCAGGATCTGCGCTCTCTCGGCTACGAGAACATCGTCTACACGCAGTCCGGCGTTCCGCTGCAGTACGGGGAGCTGTCCGTGATGGTCACTCCGCTGCGTGCGCCCAGCGACGGCCCCATCGGCGACTCGTCCCTCTCCGTCGACGACGGCACGGCCTCGGTCCTGAACCAGAACGACTCGCACCCGCTCGACCTCGACAAGCTGATGTCGTTCGGCAAGCCCGACGCGTACTTCACACAGGTCTCCGGCGCCATCTGGTGGCCGATGGTCTACGACCTGCCGCAGGACGCGAAGCAGAACTTCGCGCAGCTCAAGCGCGACGCGCAGAACAAGCGCGCGATGTACTACATCGAGAAGGTCGACGCCGAGCACGTGTTCCCGATGGCCGGCCCTCCGATGTTCCTGCGCGAGGAGCTGTTCCGCTACAACGGCCTCGGCCTCGAGAACGACTCGATCTTCACCGACCAGAGCGAGTTCCTGGCGCACATGTCGGAGATCCGCCCGGACCAGAAGGGATACCTGTTCGTGCCCGGCACGCAGGTCGATCTCAACCACGGGGCGGTGGAGATCACCCAGACGCTGTACACCGAGGCCGAGATCGAGCGGATGTTCGCCGACAAGTGGGCCTACCTCGCTGAACAGCGTGACAGTCGTCAGCAGGAGATCCGCGACGAGGAGGCGACCCGCGCCGAGGTCCTGCCGCCCGCCGAGATGCTGGCAGCCATCAAGGAGTGGTGGGAACCGTTGCTGCGCCGAGCGCGCACCATCCGCAACGGCGTCGGCGGCAACGTCCGGTTCCGCATCGGCGACCTGGACATGGTCGTGGACTTCCCGAAGGCGAAGGTCCGCGAGTACGCGGGGGAGGAGTGCATCTACTGGTACACGATCCCGGCCGACCTCGTGTCCACGAACATCGCCGACCACGAGATCGACTGGTCGAACTCCATCTTCCTGTCGATGCAGTTCGAGGTCGGGCGAAGCGGCAAGTTCAACGAGTTCCTCACCACGTTCCTGAAGTGCCTGTCGCGCGACCGCATCGAGTACGTCGAGAACTGGTACGCCGAGCAGTCCGATCAGACCGAGGACGCCCAGGTGGGTGACTGGGTCGTGCAGCGCCGATGCCCTCACCTGCGGGCGGACCTGACGAAGACCGGCAAGATCGAGGACGGCGTGCTGACGTGCAGCCTCCACGACTGGAAGTGGGACCTCGCGAGCGGGCGCTGCCTGACGACGCAGGGGCACCCCATCCGCGCGTCGCACGCTGCCGCCGGGGTCACCTCCGGCGTCTGA
- a CDS encoding alpha/beta hydrolase-fold protein, with protein MTALLEIRIVSPVLIGVFCAASLVALGYLLWRPGRRRWLLHAAVAFGLGAVLALVVSVFADATGMFGITLPWQVKAWASAGLGATAVAVANLWGSRWRRRVIALIAAVLFLLTTTLGVNAHFGLNATLANFLHIQIDKPIVIPTASPGTWDPDVPLSQSWQPPSDMPASGKQGTVSIPATKSGFAARQAGLYIPPAGLTANPPLLPLVILMMGQPGDPDPQYIAATLDAAAAKNKGLAPYVLVVDQLGDPTRDPACADSPMYGNVETYVTQDVVDFARTLPVIPRAQDWIIAGYSNGGGCAFTYAAKHPDIWGNLLSISGEIVPGSEHPDETIADVYGGSAAAYKAAQPMSILASGTVAYPNEWALFTAGENDPEYVAQAQTGATAAAAAGWDAQSYIVPGAGHVVDALEGGLAEGFARLYPRLGLAPS; from the coding sequence ATGACGGCACTGCTGGAGATCAGGATCGTCAGCCCCGTTTTGATCGGGGTGTTCTGCGCAGCGAGCCTCGTGGCGCTCGGCTACCTCCTGTGGCGCCCCGGACGCAGACGGTGGTTGCTTCACGCGGCTGTCGCGTTCGGTCTCGGAGCGGTGCTGGCCCTCGTGGTCTCGGTCTTCGCCGATGCGACGGGGATGTTCGGTATCACACTGCCGTGGCAGGTGAAGGCGTGGGCCTCTGCGGGTCTCGGGGCGACCGCCGTCGCGGTCGCCAACCTGTGGGGCTCTCGTTGGCGGCGGCGCGTGATCGCTCTGATCGCCGCGGTGCTGTTCCTCCTCACGACGACCCTCGGAGTCAATGCCCATTTCGGGCTCAACGCCACTCTGGCCAACTTCCTGCATATCCAGATCGACAAGCCGATCGTCATCCCCACGGCGTCGCCGGGGACGTGGGATCCGGACGTGCCCCTCTCCCAGAGCTGGCAGCCCCCCTCGGATATGCCGGCGTCAGGGAAGCAGGGGACCGTATCGATCCCGGCGACGAAGTCGGGGTTCGCTGCGCGGCAGGCGGGACTGTACATTCCTCCCGCCGGTCTCACCGCCAATCCTCCGCTTCTGCCGCTGGTCATCCTGATGATGGGGCAGCCGGGGGATCCCGATCCCCAGTACATCGCCGCGACGCTCGACGCGGCGGCTGCGAAGAACAAGGGGCTCGCGCCCTACGTGCTCGTGGTGGACCAGCTCGGCGATCCCACGCGCGACCCCGCGTGTGCGGACTCGCCGATGTACGGGAACGTCGAGACCTATGTCACGCAGGACGTCGTCGACTTCGCCCGGACGCTGCCCGTGATCCCGCGGGCGCAGGACTGGATCATCGCGGGTTACTCCAACGGCGGGGGGTGCGCCTTCACGTACGCGGCCAAGCATCCGGACATCTGGGGCAACCTCCTCTCCATCAGCGGCGAGATCGTGCCGGGCTCCGAACACCCCGACGAGACGATCGCCGACGTCTACGGGGGCTCTGCGGCGGCCTACAAGGCGGCGCAACCGATGAGCATCCTCGCCTCCGGCACGGTGGCCTACCCGAACGAATGGGCGCTGTTCACCGCGGGGGAGAACGACCCGGAGTACGTCGCTCAGGCCCAGACCGGAGCAACCGCGGCCGCGGCGGCCGGGTGGGATGCCCAGAGCTACATCGTCCCTGGTGCCGGCCACGTGGTCGACGCTCTGGAAGGCGGGTTGGCGGAGGGCTTCGCTCGGCTGTACCCGCGACTGGGGCTCGCGCCCTCGTGA
- the nusB gene encoding transcription antitermination factor NusB: MSARSKARKRALDILFQADVRGEDPAAILAAEASRAAGEPDRQTSWLYARDIVDGVIDHRDEIDEQIITHARDWKIERMPAVDRAVLRIGVWEAVFNDEVPVAVAIDEAVELAKEYSTDEAGAFVHGVLARIARSA, encoded by the coding sequence GTGAGCGCTCGTAGCAAGGCGCGCAAGCGCGCCCTCGACATCCTTTTCCAGGCAGACGTCCGCGGCGAGGACCCCGCGGCCATCCTCGCCGCTGAAGCCTCCCGCGCAGCGGGGGAGCCCGACCGCCAAACGTCCTGGCTGTATGCCCGCGACATCGTCGACGGTGTCATCGACCACCGTGACGAGATCGACGAGCAGATCATCACGCACGCCCGCGATTGGAAGATCGAACGGATGCCGGCTGTCGATCGGGCCGTCCTGCGCATCGGTGTCTGGGAAGCCGTCTTCAACGACGAGGTCCCCGTCGCGGTGGCCATCGATGAGGCCGTGGAGCTGGCGAAGGAGTACTCGACCGATGAGGCCGGCGCCTTCGTCCACGGCGTGCTCGCGCGTATCGCCCGCTCTGCCTGA
- the efp gene encoding elongation factor P codes for MASTADIKNGVVLSIDGQLWNVVEFQHVKPGKGGAFVRTKLKSVMTGKVVDKTFNAGAKVDIQNVDRRDFTYLYNDGEGFVFMDVADYDQITVGAATVGDAANYLLENQQVQIALHDGNPLYIELPASVVLEITYTEPGLQGDRSSAGTKPATVETGHEIQVPLFVETGTKVKVDTRTGDYLGRVS; via the coding sequence ATGGCATCTACCGCAGACATCAAGAACGGCGTCGTCCTCAGCATCGACGGACAGCTGTGGAACGTCGTGGAGTTCCAGCACGTCAAGCCCGGCAAGGGCGGCGCGTTCGTGCGTACGAAGTTGAAGAGCGTCATGACCGGCAAGGTCGTCGACAAGACGTTCAACGCCGGCGCGAAGGTCGACATCCAGAACGTCGACCGCCGCGACTTCACCTACCTCTACAACGACGGTGAGGGCTTCGTCTTCATGGACGTCGCCGACTACGACCAGATCACGGTGGGGGCGGCGACGGTCGGCGACGCGGCCAACTACCTGCTCGAGAACCAGCAGGTGCAGATCGCGCTGCACGACGGCAACCCGCTCTACATCGAGCTGCCCGCCTCCGTCGTCCTCGAGATCACCTACACCGAGCCCGGTCTGCAGGGCGACCGCTCGTCGGCGGGAACGAAGCCTGCGACGGTCGAGACGGGTCACGAGATCCAGGTGCCGCTGTTCGTCGAGACGGGCACGAAGGTCAAGGTCGACACGCGCACGGGCGACTACCTCGGCCGCGTCAGCTGA
- a CDS encoding 3-hydroxyacyl-CoA dehydrogenase — protein sequence MTDITTVAVLGTGVLGSQIAFQSAYSGFAVVAYDINDEALVAARERFARLAATYRAEVPGATEGTRVEDALERLTLTTSLGDAAKVDLVIEAVPEVLELKREVYSQLAALANENTIFATNSSTLLPSDIVEFTGRPDRFLALHFANRVWKFNTGEVMGTERTAPEVFDAVMTFAEAIGMVPIAIRKEKAGYVLNSLLVPLLNAGMGLAAGGYASVADIDKTWRIATGAPMGPLQMLDVIGLNTPYNILTHSSTGDQALATWLKENYIDQGKLGVATGEGFYRYA from the coding sequence ATGACCGACATCACGACCGTCGCCGTTCTCGGAACAGGTGTTCTGGGATCGCAGATCGCCTTTCAGAGCGCCTACAGCGGATTCGCCGTCGTGGCGTACGACATCAACGACGAGGCGCTGGTCGCCGCGCGCGAGAGATTCGCGCGCCTCGCTGCCACCTACCGCGCCGAGGTGCCCGGTGCTACGGAGGGCACGCGCGTCGAAGATGCTCTGGAACGCCTGACGCTCACCACCAGCCTTGGCGACGCGGCGAAGGTCGACCTCGTCATCGAGGCCGTGCCCGAGGTCCTCGAGCTCAAGCGCGAGGTGTACTCGCAGCTCGCCGCACTCGCGAACGAGAACACGATCTTCGCGACCAACTCATCGACACTCCTGCCGTCCGACATCGTCGAGTTCACCGGGCGGCCCGACCGCTTCCTCGCGCTCCATTTCGCGAACCGCGTGTGGAAGTTCAACACCGGCGAGGTGATGGGAACGGAGCGCACCGCCCCGGAGGTGTTCGACGCGGTGATGACCTTCGCCGAGGCGATCGGCATGGTGCCGATCGCTATCCGCAAAGAGAAGGCGGGGTACGTGCTCAACTCGCTCCTCGTCCCGCTGCTCAACGCCGGTATGGGGCTCGCAGCGGGCGGATACGCATCCGTCGCCGACATCGACAAGACGTGGCGCATCGCCACCGGCGCTCCGATGGGCCCGCTTCAGATGCTCGACGTCATCGGTCTGAACACGCCGTACAACATCCTCACGCACTCGAGTACCGGCGATCAGGCGCTGGCTACCTGGCTGAAGGAGAACTACATCGACCAGGGCAAGCTGGGTGTCGCCACCGGAGAGGGCTTCTACCGGTACGCCTGA
- a CDS encoding TetR/AcrR family transcriptional regulator, with protein MADDTGRRERGKQLKRERIFAAARELFDEFGYAGVTTQQVADRADVAVGTVFRYAATKAELLLMVRNEDVRDAVRRGLDEAGAVADATEAVQTALIPLFDTAAQRAADAAVYQRELMFGDADDPYRADGLAVVAELEDGIARILTGGRQSAAARSAARAIFACAHIVLVRPSGGERFDTTDLPRQIAQIVAGYRAGAADTAAHPTAN; from the coding sequence GTGGCCGATGACACAGGACGCCGGGAGCGCGGAAAGCAGCTGAAGCGGGAGCGCATCTTTGCTGCTGCGCGTGAGTTGTTCGACGAGTTCGGTTACGCGGGGGTGACCACTCAGCAGGTGGCCGATCGCGCGGACGTCGCGGTGGGGACGGTGTTCCGTTACGCCGCGACGAAGGCCGAGTTGCTGCTCATGGTGCGCAACGAGGATGTGCGCGATGCCGTTCGCCGTGGACTCGACGAAGCCGGGGCGGTGGCCGACGCGACCGAGGCGGTCCAGACCGCGCTGATTCCGCTGTTCGACACGGCGGCGCAGCGCGCTGCGGATGCGGCCGTCTACCAGCGCGAGCTCATGTTCGGCGATGCGGACGATCCGTATCGCGCGGACGGCTTGGCGGTGGTCGCGGAGCTGGAGGACGGCATCGCCCGAATTCTCACCGGTGGAAGGCAGAGCGCGGCAGCCCGCAGTGCGGCCCGCGCGATCTTCGCCTGCGCGCACATCGTGCTCGTCCGCCCCAGCGGGGGAGAACGCTTCGACACCACCGACCTGCCCAGGCAGATCGCACAGATCGTTGCCGGCTACCGTGCCGGCGCGGCTGATACCGCGGCCCACCCGACCGCGAACTGA
- the aroQ gene encoding type II 3-dehydroquinate dehydratase gives MTSPRRLLLVNGPNLNLLGTREPDIYGTATLADVERVASEAAAAHGFEMRAVQSNHEGILLDAIHEAREDCAGIVINPGGLTHTSVVLRDALSGVSLPVAEVHISDVTAREEFRHHSYVRDVAIVHVVGEGVQGYATAVDRLVRVITGQSDG, from the coding sequence ATGACTTCGCCACGTCGTCTCCTGCTCGTCAACGGCCCGAACCTCAATCTGCTCGGCACGCGTGAGCCCGACATCTACGGGACGGCGACCCTCGCGGATGTCGAGCGAGTCGCGTCGGAGGCCGCTGCTGCGCACGGTTTCGAGATGCGTGCCGTGCAGAGCAACCACGAGGGCATCCTGCTCGACGCTATCCATGAAGCGCGCGAGGACTGTGCAGGGATCGTGATCAATCCGGGCGGTCTCACCCACACCTCGGTCGTGCTACGCGATGCTCTGAGCGGTGTCTCGCTCCCCGTCGCGGAGGTCCACATCTCGGATGTCACGGCGCGAGAGGAGTTCCGGCACCACTCGTACGTCCGGGACGTCGCGATCGTGCATGTCGTCGGCGAGGGCGTACAGGGTTACGCGACGGCGGTGGATCGCCTCGTCCGTGTGATCACCGGACAGTCGGATGGCTGA